A single window of Mugil cephalus isolate CIBA_MC_2020 chromosome 1, CIBA_Mcephalus_1.1, whole genome shotgun sequence DNA harbors:
- the rnf114 gene encoding E3 ubiquitin-protein ligase RNF114: protein MAMLGGFSAAQLKKNVSDGSTDVSEFICPVCLEIYDSPVTTQCGHTFCHSCLQECLRPQKPVCAVCRGTPGRWTKAVDLEALIQSSVAACKGCGVQVGLSLMRGHTAGCSKYQEYIEEGVRTTAQSQPAITSSVPNRYTFTCPYCNCQNLDQDGLVEHCTSQHARDTRQVVCPICASMPWGDPNYRSADFFQHLKIRHTFSYDTFVDYSTDEHTMIQEALQRSLLDN, encoded by the exons ATGGCGATGCTCGGAGGGTTTAGCGCAGCACAGCTCAAGAAAAACGTCTCTGACGGGAGCACCGACGTGTCAGAATTTATCTGCCCAGTTTGTCTGGAGATTTACGACAGCCCCGTAACAACACAGTGCGGCCATAC GTTCTGCCACAGTTGTTTGCAGGAATGTTTGCGTCCCCAGAAGCCTGTGTGTGCTGTATGTCGGGGCACTCCGGGCCGCTGGACTAAAGCTGTTGATCTAGAGGCCCTTATCCAATCGTCTGTGGCAGCTTGCAAGGGCTGTGGAGttcag gTTGGTCTGTCTCTGATGAGAGGTCACACAGCTGGTTGTTCAAAATACCAGGAGTATATTGAGGAGGGAGTGAGGACTACTGCCCAGAGCCAGCCTGCCATCACCAG TTCAGTGCCAAATCGCTACACCTTCACCTGCCCCTATTGCAACTGCCAGAACCTTGATCAGGACGGCCTGGTCGAACATTGCACTTCCCAACATGCTCGAGATACGCGCCAAGTG GTGTGCCCTATCTGTGCCTCAATGCCTTGGGGGGACCCTAACTACAGGAGTGCTGACTTTTTCCAGCACCTGAAGATCAGACACACATTCTCCTATGACACATTTGTT GATTACTCCACAGATGAGCACACAATGATCCAGGAGGCTCTGCAGCGCTCCCTTTTGGACAACTGA
- the spata2 gene encoding spermatogenesis-associated protein 2, whose translation MDAKLKEDLFRRYVTALEKRLEEGGEYTGTGSSPEGDRSRHKDSEALLSTATALLGAYQPDPGQRFRMVRFYEVVENSLRCQRGGNIKSLERAFHTLETICTNLLLFPWKKEFRCIKTFTGPYVYHLQSAISDAELRTLMRTIGYACDHDSQFHLQEHSGGTNHLRQLAFELFLAQAECRLLGEVVALARGSASELEALELRRGCRDDAAGCAEALRRRDSLGADMARLSVRPMDIERPHGHHLRRGSRPSKSVDVTDGAGHWHPAVSKPVLKASLSLRKEPLFVDTEEDMKDEIIRPSTSASLFSVAAPPSYSPIADFFPIQSPPPADPYSSYHLSSLDEIDLYTERGGAGTGGRQTPSRPPSREPRDARDGWLLKAHGSVKCQGCGLSCSTMASCQRCDMILCSACHDVDPSPCCGLQDYHPKSPRPLDGYIPVKEKLSVYSNTHSHSHLHPHPLTLTHSHSHPHPHPQMVEKPLMSTKLFPSKSVALTTPKGGSSDRISMGGSRCGFCNKPGASHTCVNCSKVSCDSCMGLYAKDVCTRKNPQHSFVPNHQLNFKSGTISHLVYR comes from the exons ATGGATGCCAAGTTAAAAGAGGACCTATTTCGGAGGTATGTGACAGCACTGGAGAAGCgtctggaggagggaggggaataCACAGGGACTGGATCTTCACCGGAGGGGGACAGaagcagacacaaagacagtgaGGCCCTTCTCTCCACAGCCACAGCTCTGCTAGGAGCCTACCAGCCAGATCCGGGACAGCGATTCCGCATGGTGCGTTTCTATGAGGTGGTGGAGAACTCGCTTCGCTGCCAGAGAGGGGGCAACATCAAGAGCCTGGAGAGAGCGTTCCACACTCTGGAAACCATCTGCACCAACCTCTTGCTGTTCCCCTGGAAGAAGGAGTTCAGATGTATCAAG ACCTTCACTGGCCCGTACGTGTACCATCTGCAGTCTGCCATCTCTGATGCTGAACTCCGAACTCTAATGCGCACCATTGGCTACGCCTGTGACCATGATTCGCAGTTCCATTTACAGGAGCACTCAGGAGGCACAAATCATCTCCGCCAGTTGGCGTTTGAGCTCTTCCTGGCGCAGGCAGAGTGTCGTCTTCTGGGAGAAGTAGTGGCCTTGGCCCGTGGTTCGGCCTCCGAGCTGGAGGCCCTGGAGCTCCGCAGAGGTTGCAGAGATGATGCAGCCGGCTGTGCTGAGGCGCTCCGCAGACGCGACAGCCTTGGGGCAGACATGGCGCGTCTGTCTGTGCGGCCGATGGATATAGAGAGGCCTCATGGCCACCATCTGAGGCGAGGTAGCCGGCCGTCTAAGTCTGTGGATGTTACAGATGGGGCTGGTCACTGGCACCCGGCGGTTAGCAAGCCTGTTTTGAAGGCCTCGCTGAGTCTAAGGAAGGAGCCGCTGTTTGTGGATACAGAGGAGGATATGAAGGATGAGATCATCAGGCCGAGCACCTCAGCATCTCTTTTCTCTGTGGCAGCTCCACCTTCCTATAGCCCCATTGCAGATTTCTTCCCAATTCAGTCACCTCCACCTGCTGATCCCTACTCATCCTACCATCTGTCCTCTTTGGATGAGATTGACTTGTACACGGAGAGAGGTGGTGCGGGGACGGGAGGAAGGCAAACTCCTTCCCGACCTCCGTCCAGGGAGCCTCGGGATGCGAGGGATGGGTGGCTGCTCAAAGCGCACGGTAGTGTGAAGTGTCAGGGCTGTGGGCTGAGCTGCTCCACAATGGCCTCCTGCCAGAGGTGTGACATGATCCTCTGTTCTGCCTGTCATGATGTGGACCCCTCCCCTTGCTGTGGCCTCCAGGACTATCATCCCAAATCCCCACGGCCACTTGATGGATACATCCCTGTCAAGGAAAAGCTCTCCGTCTACTCTAACACTCATTCGCACTCCCATCTCCATCCCCACCCTCTCACGCTCACCCACTCACACTCCCATCCGCACCCTCACCCCCAGATGGTGGAGAAACCCCTCATGTCCACGAAGCTGTTTCCAAGCAAGTCCGTTGCCTTGACAACACCAAAGGGAGGCAGCAGTGACCGAATAAGCATGGGGGGATCGCGATGCGGGTTTTGCAACAAGCCAGGTGCATCACACACCTGTGTGAACTGCTCTAAGGTGTCATGTGACTCGTGCATGGGCTTGTATGCAAAGGATGTGTGCACGCGAAAGAATCCTCAGCACAGCTTTGTGCCCAATCATCAGCTCAACTTCAAATCTGGCACCATATCTCACCTGGTGTACCGATGA